The genomic stretch GAAAAATATAAGCAAAAGGCACTTGAATCTTTTAAAACTAACCGTGAGTTAGTTTATAAAAACTTTGTTGTTTCTTGATCAAAGAGTTCCCGTTTTGGTTCTACAAAACTAGCACCAATTGTTATTCAACAAGAATCTAGTAATATTAGGGCAAATAATTTTTTTAGTGACAATAATGAGCATTTTAATTTGTTTTTAAATAATTTAAATATTTTATCTTGAGAATATATCGAAAAAGGAAAATATGTTGAAGTAACAGAGGGTATTATTATTTTTAGGGATCCGCAAACCAAAAATATTAAAGTTGCTTTTAGCGAAATTAGTATGACAAATCAGTCAAACTAATCAATAAAAGGTTGATATTATGAATTTAAATGAGAAAAAAGAAAAATTAGTTAACTTCAAAAAAATTTATGATTTAGTTACATTAAATCGTAATATTTCATTAATTCAAATAAATCAACTTTTGAAAAATATTAAAATGGCACATGAGTTTTTTCTTATTGGACAGTTTTTTTTAAATAAATATGATGATAGAAGAAATAAAACTCAATACTTTCTTAGTAATTTAAAACAAAAGTTAACCAAACAAAATAAAAAGACATTATGAATTTATCCAAGTAGTGATGAAAAATATACCCAAAACTTTTTTGATCAGATAGAACAAATTATTTTAGATAATTGACAAGAAGGTGACCAAATAATTACTATTGGATCTAAAGCTAATGAGTTTGCTAAAAAACATAATTTTGAACATATTGAACATTACAAAGATTTTAAACAGCTAAGCGAAACATCAAAAGAAATAGCCGCATACATTAATTTTTCTATAAAAAATAATTTATTAAAAGCTGTTAAAGTAGCTATTTATTCAAATAAAGTAGACAATCACATAGCAAATATATTTCCTTTAAATCAATTTGAATTTAAGTTAGAAAATAACAACACTAATTTAGAAAAAGTAGTTGCAGCTGCTAATGATTTTAAATTTTTCCCTAATTTTGATGAATTTTATCAAAGTCAACTCGAAATTTATTTTAGCTCAGCTTGCCATATTTTATTTTTAGAATCACAATTTATTGTTTATAAAAATAAGCTTATTCATGAAAACTCACTACTAAAAGAAATTGAAGAAAAAACTCAAAAACTCAAAACTACAATTTTAAAAATTGAACGTGAATTAGAAATTGAGGAGTTAAATCTTATTAAGCCCAAATCTAGAGGAGTGATCTAATGGTAAAAAACACATCTTGGAATGTCAAAATAATCACTATTGAAAATAAAGTAATTGAGTTAAAAAATCAGCAAGCCTTTTTCAAT from Mesomycoplasma conjunctivae encodes the following:
- a CDS encoding DUF2714 domain-containing protein, whose product is MKANLFKKRTITQDTTNNKKDFSDYYEIIKDNNFINFDSLANISLLASSLAHDSAFVEKYKQKALESFKTNRELVYKNFVVSWSKSSRFGSTKLAPIVIQQESSNIRANNFFSDNNEHFNLFLNNLNILSWEYIEKGKYVEVTEGIIIFRDPQTKNIKVAFSEISMTNQSN
- a CDS encoding MSC_0622 family F1-like ATPase gamma subunit, whose product is MNLNEKKEKLVNFKKIYDLVTLNRNISLIQINQLLKNIKMAHEFFLIGQFFLNKYDDRRNKTQYFLSNLKQKLTKQNKKTLWIYPSSDEKYTQNFFDQIEQIILDNWQEGDQIITIGSKANEFAKKHNFEHIEHYKDFKQLSETSKEIAAYINFSIKNNLLKAVKVAIYSNKVDNHIANIFPLNQFEFKLENNNTNLEKVVAAANDFKFFPNFDEFYQSQLEIYFSSACHILFLESQFIVYKNKLIHENSLLKEIEEKTQKLKTTILKIERELEIEELNLIKPKSRGVI